The following nucleotide sequence is from Drosophila kikkawai strain 14028-0561.14 chromosome 2L, DkikHiC1v2, whole genome shotgun sequence.
GTTATTGTTAAAatcttctttaaattaattaatttacaaacATACAAGAAAGATCTTTTAATAAAAGAATTAGGcttcttattattataagGTCTTTATTGCGAACGGTGGAAAACCTTATGCGTTCAAGTGGCCAGTTAAGCCATCCGGTAGTGATGCAAAAGTACGTCTCATGCGGCGCCACATGATGGATGCGATGATGTTTCCGGGGCAGGATGATGTGACAGCTCTGCAATAACAGCACCCACCTAGGTAGGCCCCAGTAAGTGTGCGACCATTTGTGAatctaaagaaaatattattaaagtaCCATTTCAGGACTCAGATTCCGCCTCACCTGATTGGTCATCACCACGAATATGGAGCATAGGAATACATAGGATATCCATCCGAAATGCTGCTGTATCTCGCTAGGCGACCTGATGTAGAAATAATGCGCCAGATAGCCAAGGATGGGTATGCCAACCATAAAGTTGTCCCCATTCGTTTCAATAAAATCATGACGCGTTATCGATGTAGGATCCAAATGATGCTCTCGAAATGGCCGCAGAAAATTCTACTTATATTGAATTAATAAGCTAATTTAGTCGGGTTTGTTTACTAACCTTTCCAATGAGGGGTAAGTCCACCGAACCCCATGTATCGGCTGCCCAGTGAACCATTCCGGAGGCAAAGTCAGCTGTTATAATCCCACACAAGGCTGATATAAAGGCCACACTTATTCGCTCCAAGCGCATATGCCTCACAATCAAAGCCAAGTTTATAATCATTAGGCCGATACAGGTGTACACGCAAATGAGTTCCTGGGCTCGTTTTCCTGTTGAAATGAGTAACAATTTGAAAAGGTTTTAGTAAAAGTTCTTCTTTGGTTCTAACTTTAATCAATAGTATTTAAAAGTGGCCTTATATTTATTCCTTATATCAACCAgaatattcattaaatttatcgttaaaactttgattaaaaaatcGTTTTTTGTGAATAGCTTTAATGTCAAAATTTCAATGTACCTATTCATGTAGGTTACTCTAAATCTTAATACTTCTAAGACCAGCTAGTTTGCTTTCCAGACACAGAAATACTACTCACCTGGACTGTACAACGAGGCCAATTCTTGGGCACCCTTATTCTGTGGTCCCCAGCGTGGAGAAACTTCGGTGGTTGCCTTAAGTGCCTCAGGCCGAGACGATTCCTGGTCTTTGGTGGTGGCGGGCGCTGAGTTCCCATTGGGGTCATCCTCATACATGGAGTTAGCCAGAATATCCCTATCGCTTttggtcatcatcatcgtctgTGGGTCACAAAAAAAGTACTAGGTGAGCAGACGAAAAAGAACTTAAAGGTCTTGATGACAGCTCCTGACTGATTACCAATGCAGTGGCCGGATTCAATGCCAGGACATTGGTTTGATTGCCTGTGAACAAAGACATCTGGATTGCCCCGGTAAGGACCCTCTTTATAATTAATGATTGCGATAGGGAAACGGACTGGCCTAAAGCCAGCTGTGGAGAATTGTacgtttataaaaaatatatatttaaatgattattttaaatgttttgaaaaTTACTAGCACCGAAGGCCAGTCCGACACGTAGCGCCAACCAATGACCTCTGCTCAGGGATCCCCAGCATGTTGCGACGTTGATGTCATTGCCTCCAACTGCACGGACTTTCCTGCCCCCGCCGGAGTCACCGCCCCCAAACCCTCTAAACAAGACGACGTGTCACGCTATATTTTGGACTTATAGAAGGTCTGCGGGGACCCAGGCTCAGCTCAGCTGAAACTAACTCTTCAGAATGAGTTGTCAGTGGCGGAGGCGCGGTCTAGAGGTGCCTTAATTAGGCAAATTGGTATTTAAATTGTTGTGAACGCTATCTCGGTTTGGGGTAGGTTGGAAAAACGAGCGGTCAAAGGATTATATTTTTAGCAGCTTATTTGTTTCTTTGTTATTCGGTTCTTTATATTCGAAGGGGCATTACTCTGTGATAAATGAGGATAAACACGAAATGGGGGCGGAAAGCGTATATAAGAAGGACATAATCGagcttaaaataaacaacCCCTATGTGGGTTATGCTTTGGCAAACTGAAAGACTTTTTTTAAAGACActagtaaataaatttacgAGATTATAAGCGAGtttttaaaatcgatttttaatgttaaattcTATATCTTTCGTTACATACAATTTTGATACAATACTAAGTTGATAATATTTTCCAAGATTTTAAGAATTTCGTACTTTTCCGCTCAATATATGATAAATCTAAATGAGACAGACGGTTTGAAATAAAGCGTAAACAATTTCCCTAATATAGCCAATTGATTTAACTTACTTAGAATATAAAACCTTCGATaactaatttataaaaaatggatTTGCAATTACCCTAATGAGACCATTAGAATTCGGAAATATTAGACAGAATTAACTATTCCAGCTTTTGTGTAGACGTGTGACCATCTGACATTAGGTAGGCACAATTTGGTGGTTTTCGGTGAAAACACATTAATCAAAACTGGCAACAATTTATTGATAAAGCACCACCGACGCGACGGGCATGGGCCAAGAAAACGGACTGACATACAGGCACGCGTGGGCATAGCCACTAATGTTGCCGGGGCCCAGCACGGTGGTAGTCTCGAAGGACACGAAACAGAACCCATAATCTGACGGTTGGGCTCCCAACGCCTCCGCGCCTCCACGTTTCCGTGTGGCGTGCACACCGGGCAGGATAAACAACAGTCGGACGGAATGAACACCAGTAGAGCTCCgatacaaatttcaataataaatGCCAGCTAGTGGAGTTCCAGGTGAAAATGCTACTATTTTGCGGTGTGGGGTCTATATTAATGCGAGAACTTTGACAACTAAATTCTTTGGCGCCAACGTACCCTGTAGTACAGGTTAATGACAGAACCCAATTTCAGCTAAGAGGCTGCTTGAGTGCCACTAAATTTGTAACAAGTAGTTAAATACCTTAAGCTAGAGCTGCAATGAGGTCACAAAGGTTTTCCATTTACATGAATTATTAAGCGTTcgtttttatatgaaattaaaaaaaaattattcttatattgtaaaatatgactgatttatgtacatatattttaaggggttaagttAAATGGTAATTTAAAGTTGAAGCAACTAAGTTATTGTTTTGAAAGACGAATGAGGCCAGATCGATTCGGCGATTGATTATGCCcaggaatataaataaactttagaCCAAAGTTAAGGTTTAAAGAATGAATGCCGTCAAGgcgcaaaaataaattcatttacttAGTATATTTTAGTACACTTAGTAATCATGAAAGCTAATCCCAGTTCATCAAAGCATCGTAAAATGATAAGGGCTTTTTTGATATGGGAATATAATCCGTTTACAATGGAAACGTAGTTTCCCAAAAGCTTCCATAAGAAGTATAACATTTCAAAACTAAATAGGCCTCGGCAATGTTAGGGAACTCGAGACTTCGAGCCAACCCAGCTGACTCATTATTTGTTTGTGAGAAAGGCATAAAAAACGGGGCCGCACAAAAGCCAACAGGTACTAATTTGGCACAACGTTACAATGAATTTCTTAGTGGCGCCGacggaaaataaataaaacaatttattacaCGAAAAGCGCGAAACACACACTCCAAAAGGAAAACTTTGTTTCGGGGTTTCTAGGCTTCGGCAGGGGGGGTGGGCGGTCGCCACCCCTTTTGTTGGGTGCCAAAACCATCAGCTTTTGCTCGTAGGGCAACCTGCGCTCTcgtttaaaaatttgtttgtagTTGGCATAGCGGTATTTATAGACCCCGTTTATTGTTGTGGTTGGGTCTCTTTGCAATTGATAAGAAATTTCAATGCGGCTCTATTTATAAAAGCAAGCGAAAACACCCAAGCAAAGCTCTCGCTCGCTCTTCTAACGGTCAACCGGATTGACTCACCTATACGCAGGTGTCGTCGTCAGGCGGCAAAAGTGGGTATGGTTGTTGGTTCTTAAGGCTCCTGTCTGAAAGGCCAGGCTTTTGTTTAGACCCACTTCTGTCTTAcgaacaattaaaattaaatgaccAAGTCTGCCAAATATTGATTAgaacgaaagaaaaaaaaaacttatgcATGCACGCAAGCTATTACCACGTACCGCGGAT
It contains:
- the Kua gene encoding plasmanylethanolamine desaturase 1, whose translation is MMMTKSDRDILANSMYEDDPNGNSAPATTKDQESSRPEALKATTEVSPRWGPQNKGAQELASLYSPGKRAQELICVYTCIGLMIINLALIVRHMRLERISVAFISALCGIITADFASGMVHWAADTWGSVDLPLIGKNFLRPFREHHLDPTSITRHDFIETNGDNFMVGIPILGYLAHYFYIRSPSEIQQHFGWISYVFLCSIFVVMTNQIHKWSHTYWGLPRWVLLLQSCHIILPRKHHRIHHVAPHETYFCITTGWLNWPLERIRFWSTFEHIIEHCTGLKPRDDDMKWAKKLT